Proteins encoded within one genomic window of Panicum virgatum strain AP13 chromosome 1N, P.virgatum_v5, whole genome shotgun sequence:
- the LOC120654833 gene encoding very-long-chain aldehyde decarbonylase GL1-2-like, with product MAPPLSSWPWASLGQYKYVLFGALVWKVVQEWREQGGLPLGSWWLHLLVLFAVRGLTYQFWFTYGNMLFFTRRRRVVADGVDFRQIDAEWDWDNFLLLQTLIGATVVNSPLLPGLRQLCLWDPRGWAVALLLHVGFSEPAFYLAHRALHRAPLFARYHAAHHSSGVTQPLTAGFGTPLESLLLTLAMGAPLAGAFLVGHGSLGLVYGHAFVFDYLRAMGYSNVEIVSPRVFDAFPPLRYILYTPSYLSLHHRERRGNFCLFMPALDAAFGTLDGRSWALQRAAYDGAAGGGALGTPEFVFLAHVVDIMSSMHVPFVLRSLSSIPFANHFILLPFWPVAFAFMLLMWCCSKTFVVSFYYLRGHLHQTWSVPRYGFQYFLPAAKKGINHQIELAILRADRMGVKVLSLAALNKNEALNGGGTMFVNKHPDLRVRVVHGNTLTAAVILKEVPSNVREVFLTGATSKLGRAIALYLCRKKIRVLMFTMSSERFLKIQREAPPESQQYLVQVTKYQAAQNCKTWIVGKWLSPREQRWAPPGTHFHQFVVPPIIGFRRDCTYGKLAAMRLPKDVRGLGSCEYTMERGVVHACHAGGVVHFLEGWDHHEVGAIDVDRIDVVWKAALKHGLAPV from the exons ATGGCGCCGCCCCTCTCTTCCTGGCCATGGGCGAGCCTCGGTCAATACAAG TACGTGCTGTTCGGGGCTCTGGTGTGGAAGGTGGTGCAGGAATGGCGGGAGCAGGGGGGCCTTCCGCTGGGCTCGTGGTGGCTGCACCTGCTGGTGCTCTTCGCCGTGCGCGGCCTCACCTACCAGTTCTGGTTCACCTACGGCAACATGCTCTTcttcacccgccgccgccgcgtcgtcgccgACGGCGTCGACTTCCGCCAGATCGACGCCGAGTGGGACTG GGACAACTTTCTGCTGCTGCAAACGCTGATTGGGGCCACGGTAGTCAACAGCCCTCTGCTCCCGGGCCTGCGGCAGCTCTGCCTGTGGGACCCGCGCGGGTGGGCCGTCGCCCTGCTGCTGCATGTGGGCTTCTCAGAGCCGGCCTTCTACCTGGCCCACCGGGCCCTCCACCGGGCCCCGCTCTTCGCCCGCTACCACGCAGCGCACCACTCCTCCGGCGTCACCCAGCCGCTGACAG CCGGGTTCGGCACGCCGCTGGAGAGCCTGCTCTTGACGCTGGCGATGGGGGCCCCGCTCGCGGGCGCCTTCCTGGTGGGCCACGGCTCCCTAGGCCTGGTGTACGGCCACGCCTTCGTGTTCGACTACCTGCGGGCCATGGGCTACAGCAACGTGGAGATCGTGTCGCCCAGGGTGTTCGACGCCTTCCCCCCGCTCAGATACATCCTCTACACGCCCTC GTACCTGAGCCTGCACCACCGCGAGAGGCGCGGCAACTTCTGCCTGTTCATGCCGGCGCTGGACGCGGCGTTCGGCACCCTGGACGGGCGGTCGTGGGCGCTGCAGCGCGCGGCGTacgacggcgcggcgggcggcggcgcgctgggcACGCCGGAGTTCGTGTTCCTGGCGCACGTGGTGGACATCATGTCGTCGATGCACGTGCCGTTCGTGCTCCGGTCGCTGAGCTCCATCCCCTTCGCCAACCACTTCATCCTGCTCCCCTTCTGGCCCGTCGCCTTCGCCTTCATGCTCCTCATGTGGTGCTGCTCCAAGACCTTCGTCGTCAGCTTCTACTACCTCCGCGGCCACCTCCACCAGACGTGGTCCGTCCCGCGCTACGGCTTCCAG TACTTCCTGCCGGCGGCGAAGAAGGGCATCAACCACCAGATCGAGCTGGCCATCCTGCGGGCCGACAGGATGGGCGTCAAGGTGCTCAGCCTCGCCGCGCTCAACAAG AACGAGGCGCTGAACGGAGGCGGCACCATGTTCGTGAACAAGCACCCGGACCTGCGCGTGCGGGTGGTGCACGGCAACACGCTGACGGCGGCCGTGATCCTCAAGGAGGTCCCCAGCAACGTCAGGGAGGTGTTCCTCACCGGCGCCACCTCCAAGCTCGGCAGGGCCATCGCGCTCTACCTCTGCAGGAAGAAGATCAGGGTCCTG ATGTTCACCATGTCGTCGGAGAGGTTCCTCAAGATCCAGCGGGAGGCGCCGCCGGAGTCCCAGCAGTACCTCGTGCAGGTCACCAAGTACCAGGCCGCGCAGAACTGCAAG ACCTGGATCGTGGGCAAGTGGCTGTCGCCGCGGGAGCAGCGGTGGGCGCCGCCGGGGACGCACTTCCACCAGTTCGTGGTGCCGCCCATCATCGGCTTCCGGCGGGACTGCACCTACGGCAAGCTCGCGGCGATGCGGCTCCCCAAGGACGTGCGCGGGCTCGGCTCCTGCGAGTACACCATGGAGCGCGGCGTCGTGCACGCGTgccacgccggcggcgtcgtGCACTTCCTCGAGGGCTGGGACCACCACGAGGTCGGCGCCATCGACGTCGACCGCATCGACGTCGTCTGGAAGGCGGCGCTCAAGCACGGCCTCGCGCCCGTGTGA